A region from the Branchiostoma lanceolatum isolate klBraLanc5 chromosome 2, klBraLanc5.hap2, whole genome shotgun sequence genome encodes:
- the LOC136428640 gene encoding L-proline trans-4-hydroxylase-like — translation MAGSDYRFSEDFKVTDTVKADFDRNGYIILRSVLDCDEIQKLRCLLEADEGLQKYNYGRDDGEGGRTKLALWHKLGNDITGVVTRVEKVAGTMEKLLGGKVYHYHSKVVMKEARTGGAHIWHQDYGYWYVNGFMFPDMGTVLIAVDKADRQNGCLKILPGSHRAGRIDHVRVGDQAGADGERVAQLEDALSLKYAELEPGDAIFFHCNLLHRSDQNRSDRRRWAFLIAYNRADNLPVCEQYIPEDTILEKLPNSAVLECPSVIDSAGRDFFKLENDFAVRVLDKDVKP, via the exons ATGGCGG GATCAGACTACAGGTTTTCGGAAGACTTCAAAGTAACAGACACAGTGAAGGCGGACTTCGACAGGAACGGGTACATCATACTCAG GTCAGTGCTTGACTGTGATGAGATTCAGAAACTGAGATGTCTGTTAGAGGCAGACGAAGGGCTGCAAAAGTACAACTACGGACGGgacgatggggaggggggtcgcaCAAAACTTGCCCTGTGGCACAAGCTTGGGAACGACATCACCGGCGTCGTGACCAGGGTAGAGAAAGTGGCGGGAACGATGGAGAAG CTTCTTGGTGGAAAGGTATACCACTATCACTCCAAAGTAGTTATGAAGGAGGCCCGTACCGGCGGGGCGCACATCTGGCACCAGGACTACGG CTACTGGTACGTGAACGGTTTCATGTTCCCCGACATGGGCACCGTGCTGATAGCTGTGGACAAGGCGGACAGGCAAAATGGCTGCCTCAAG ATCCTGCCGGGGTCCCACCGAGCCGGCCGTATCGACCATGTCCGAGTCGGCGACCAGGCCGGGGCCGATGGGGAGCGGGTGGCCCAG CTGGAGGACGCACTTAGTCTGAAGTACGCGGAACTCGAACCCGGAGACGCCATCTTCTTTCACTGCAACCTTCTGCACAGGAGTGATCAGAACCGCAGTGACCGCCGCAG ATGGGCGTTCTTGATTGCCTACAACCGTGCCGACAACCTGCCCGTTTGTGAACAGTACATTCCGGAGGACACCATTTTGGAGAAG CTTCCCAACAGCGCGGTCTTGGAGTGTCCGTCTGTGATAGACTCTGCCGGCAGGGACTTCTTCAAGCTGGAGAACGACTTCGCTGTAAGAGTACTGGACAAGGACGTTAAGCCTTAA